One window from the genome of Pyrobaculum ferrireducens encodes:
- a CDS encoding ABC transporter ATP-binding protein, giving the protein MELILRATGLRKAFPGVVALDGVDFEVRRGEVHGLLGENGAGKSTLISILYGIYRPDGGEIFVNGQKTVIHSPSHAARLGIALISQHFALVESLTVEENLKLAGVDVARAVEVGRGLGVEIPLGRYVGELTVGERQRVEIVKALARNSELLLMDEPTALLSPREVKSLLGIVRRLADMGKAVVFVTHKIREVVEVADRVTVLRRGRLVGVYEKPFDEEELLRAMFQGVSPRRVHGVRGPPGEVIYRAEGLRGNRVADVDIELRRGEVVAVLGVAGNGQEELMELLSGFKKPRGGRIFIDGEEVTGRPFSYFLKRGVAYLPEERGRALAKELSVLDNFKIRCFNNCVNLLEEARKILDIDFPTPGSRAAALSGGNQQKLLLAREVWLRKPRILVASYPTRGLDVETAEKFYDLVRAAVAGGAVLSVKDIEEAVERADRIYTISRGRITGVFTPPFDTGEIAEAMTQ; this is encoded by the coding sequence ATGGAACTTATTCTACGGGCCACAGGCCTGAGAAAGGCTTTTCCAGGAGTAGTCGCCCTCGACGGCGTCGACTTCGAAGTTAGACGCGGCGAGGTGCACGGGCTACTGGGCGAAAACGGGGCCGGCAAATCCACCCTCATCTCTATACTCTACGGCATATACAGACCGGACGGGGGCGAGATTTTTGTAAACGGCCAAAAGACTGTTATACACTCGCCCAGTCACGCGGCGAGGCTGGGCATAGCGCTCATCTCCCAGCACTTCGCCCTCGTGGAGTCGCTGACGGTGGAGGAGAATTTAAAACTGGCTGGGGTTGACGTGGCGAGGGCCGTGGAGGTGGGGAGGGGGCTTGGCGTGGAGATCCCCCTGGGTAGGTACGTCGGCGAGCTCACCGTGGGCGAGAGGCAGAGGGTGGAGATAGTCAAGGCCCTGGCCCGCAACAGCGAGCTACTCCTAATGGACGAGCCCACGGCGCTCCTCAGCCCAAGAGAGGTGAAGTCGCTACTCGGCATCGTGAGGAGGCTCGCCGACATGGGCAAGGCGGTTGTCTTCGTCACTCACAAGATTAGAGAGGTTGTGGAGGTGGCCGACAGAGTGACGGTGTTGAGAAGAGGTCGGCTGGTGGGGGTTTACGAAAAGCCCTTCGACGAGGAGGAGCTCCTGAGGGCGATGTTTCAAGGCGTCTCCCCCCGCCGCGTCCACGGCGTCCGCGGCCCCCCGGGGGAGGTTATATACCGCGCAGAAGGGCTGAGGGGCAATCGCGTGGCCGACGTGGACATAGAGCTGAGGAGGGGGGAGGTGGTGGCGGTGCTGGGCGTGGCCGGGAACGGGCAGGAGGAGCTAATGGAGCTCCTCTCCGGCTTCAAAAAGCCGAGAGGCGGGAGGATTTTTATAGACGGGGAGGAGGTCACGGGCAGGCCGTTTAGCTACTTTCTCAAGAGGGGGGTGGCATATCTGCCGGAGGAGAGGGGGCGGGCCCTCGCCAAGGAGCTTTCTGTGCTAGACAACTTTAAGATTAGGTGTTTCAACAACTGCGTGAACCTCCTAGAGGAGGCTAGGAAAATCCTCGACATCGACTTCCCCACGCCGGGCTCCAGAGCCGCGGCGCTGTCAGGCGGAAACCAGCAGAAGCTACTCCTCGCCAGGGAGGTGTGGCTGAGGAAGCCGCGCATACTGGTGGCGTCCTACCCCACCCGCGGGCTCGATGTGGAGACGGCGGAGAAGTTTTACGACCTCGTCAGAGCCGCCGTGGCGGGCGGGGCGGTTTTGAGCGTCAAGGATATAGAGGAGGCCGTGGAGAGAGCCGATAGGATATACACCATCTCCCGGGGCCGCATCACCGGGGTCTTCACCCCGCCCTTCGACACCGGCGAAATCGCCGAGGCGATGACGCAATGA
- the panB gene encoding 3-methyl-2-oxobutanoate hydroxymethyltransferase, protein MRRRISDFTKGGGPYVWITAYDYPTAKLVDEAGVDGILVGDSLGMVVLGLPNTLGVTLADMVRHTQAVARAKPRALVVADMPFMTYETGRRDALKNAAKLIKAGADAVKLEGGSEYAHIVERLVKAGIPVMGHIGLNPQRVLALGGYKLIGKTEEQRRKVLEDAKALRDAGAFAIVIEFVPASLAKEITEKIDVPTICIGAGPHCDGQILVLHDVLGLSEKPPSFAKRYADVAEAVRNAVRQYVEDVKTGKFPSKEHYKD, encoded by the coding sequence GTGAGGAGGCGGATCTCCGACTTCACAAAGGGGGGAGGGCCCTACGTCTGGATCACGGCGTACGACTACCCCACAGCCAAGCTGGTGGACGAGGCCGGCGTCGACGGGATTCTGGTAGGGGACTCCCTCGGCATGGTCGTGCTGGGGCTACCCAACACACTCGGAGTCACCCTCGCCGACATGGTGAGACACACGCAAGCCGTCGCCAGGGCGAAGCCGAGGGCCTTGGTGGTCGCGGACATGCCCTTCATGACCTACGAAACCGGGCGAAGAGACGCGTTGAAAAACGCGGCTAAGCTCATAAAAGCCGGCGCCGACGCCGTGAAGCTAGAAGGAGGCTCCGAATACGCCCACATCGTCGAGAGACTAGTCAAGGCCGGCATACCGGTGATGGGCCACATTGGCCTCAACCCACAGCGGGTGCTGGCACTAGGCGGCTATAAGCTAATTGGGAAGACGGAGGAGCAGAGGCGCAAGGTGCTCGAAGACGCAAAAGCACTCAGAGACGCCGGGGCCTTCGCCATCGTGATTGAATTCGTGCCAGCCTCCCTCGCAAAGGAAATCACAGAGAAGATAGACGTGCCCACTATATGCATCGGGGCGGGGCCCCACTGCGATGGCCAGATACTAGTACTACACGACGTCCTGGGGCTCTCAGAAAAGCCGCCCTCATTCGCGAAAAGATATGCAGACGTGGCGGAGGCCGTCCGCAACGCAGTAAGGCAGTACGTAGAAGACGTAAAAACAGGGAAATTCCCATCAAAAGAACACTACAAGGACTAG
- a CDS encoding BMP family ABC transporter substrate-binding protein — translation MATSRRDWLKTVASFAVGAALGAGGTYAALQSIKTAVEKTATQTSATAASPTEAPKTAAGLPVMRIHFIYVGPIGDYGWTHAHEQGRRFLQKTLCPDPKKWCIVETSYTESVPEDQAYTYIKRALSNGAHMVFTTSYGFMDGTKQAASESPDRFFAHCSGFFKTPDEWARLRNFAEYFIDLYEAYYLNGLVAGRMTKTNKLGYVAAFPKLPEIIRHMNAFLIGAREVNPNVSMEVVGIGEWYSPDKARKAATSLIEAGADVLAFTEDSPTVLQVAEEQQKAGRKVWSFSHYSDMSQYGPDAHLTGQVVNWGPLYLEMAIRAYLSWISGDLSIWSEWPPERPRDYWWSMKNAYAGYDYRKNPADIITPLNPAVPDDVKTYVEKRRREVIEGVWDPFTGPVKDIRGNVRVPDRSRLSKDDLYNMDWYVEGYVKEPA, via the coding sequence ATGGCAACAAGCAGGAGAGATTGGTTAAAGACGGTGGCTTCTTTCGCGGTGGGTGCGGCCCTGGGCGCCGGAGGCACATACGCCGCGTTGCAGAGTATAAAAACCGCTGTTGAGAAGACGGCGACGCAGACCTCCGCGACGGCCGCCAGCCCCACAGAGGCGCCGAAGACGGCGGCGGGCCTCCCGGTGATGCGGATTCACTTCATCTACGTAGGCCCCATCGGCGACTACGGCTGGACGCACGCCCATGAACAGGGGAGGAGGTTTCTCCAGAAGACGCTCTGTCCAGACCCCAAGAAGTGGTGTATCGTGGAGACCTCCTACACTGAGAGCGTCCCCGAGGACCAGGCCTATACCTATATCAAAAGGGCGCTGTCCAACGGCGCGCACATGGTCTTCACCACGTCCTACGGCTTTATGGACGGCACGAAGCAGGCCGCGTCGGAGTCTCCAGACCGCTTCTTCGCCCACTGCTCAGGCTTCTTCAAGACTCCAGATGAGTGGGCCCGGCTGAGGAACTTCGCCGAGTACTTCATAGACCTCTACGAGGCGTATTACCTCAATGGCCTAGTCGCCGGCAGAATGACCAAGACCAACAAACTGGGGTACGTAGCCGCGTTCCCCAAGCTCCCGGAGATTATAAGACATATGAACGCCTTTCTAATAGGGGCAAGGGAGGTGAATCCAAACGTCTCAATGGAGGTGGTTGGGATTGGGGAGTGGTACAGCCCGGACAAGGCGAGGAAGGCGGCTACGTCGCTGATAGAGGCGGGGGCTGACGTCCTCGCATTTACAGAAGACTCGCCCACCGTACTGCAGGTAGCTGAGGAGCAACAGAAGGCGGGGCGGAAGGTGTGGTCCTTTTCACACTACAGCGACATGTCTCAATACGGGCCCGACGCCCACCTCACCGGGCAGGTGGTTAACTGGGGCCCCCTGTATCTGGAGATGGCTATAAGGGCGTACCTATCGTGGATATCCGGCGACTTGTCCATCTGGTCTGAGTGGCCTCCCGAGAGGCCGAGGGACTACTGGTGGAGTATGAAAAACGCCTACGCCGGCTACGACTACAGGAAGAACCCAGCCGATATAATCACGCCGCTGAACCCCGCGGTGCCCGACGACGTAAAGACATACGTCGAGAAGAGGAGGAGAGAGGTGATTGAGGGGGTATGGGACCCCTTCACAGGCCCCGTCAAGGATATAAGGGGCAATGTGAGGGTGCCCGACAGGTCGAGGCTCAGCAAAGATGACCTGTACAACATGGACTGGTACGTGGAGGGCTACGTAAAGGAGCCGGCGTAA
- a CDS encoding ABC transporter permease, which produces MAVDIGVVQEALKGAAPILLATLGAVIGQRAGVLNLGLEGVVYLSAAVATAAGPPWGCLLAVAVGTLYNLLYYLLVNDLALNQILMGFAFTMMAYGVGSQIARPAVGKPIEKPLVQGVEIYLAAVLVAAALHLLLRTRLGVAIKASGDDPASLDLMGVDVYRIRKIAGALEGALASSAGAYLVLIYYGSWSDQLVMGWGTLAVVTAMISLWNPLLAAGASIIPSLFISLAYTLQRLTEASPHLLNTVPYLASIAVLVLAQLAVRKTRLRALAPRWLARPYIREERT; this is translated from the coding sequence ATGGCGGTAGACATAGGCGTTGTACAAGAGGCGCTTAAAGGCGCCGCGCCCATACTCCTCGCCACCCTCGGAGCCGTCATAGGCCAGAGAGCTGGAGTCCTCAACCTAGGCCTCGAAGGCGTGGTGTACCTATCAGCCGCCGTCGCAACCGCCGCAGGCCCCCCCTGGGGGTGTTTACTCGCAGTCGCCGTGGGAACTCTCTACAACCTACTATACTACCTACTGGTCAACGACCTCGCACTCAACCAGATACTGATGGGCTTCGCCTTCACCATGATGGCGTATGGAGTGGGATCACAAATCGCCCGGCCGGCCGTGGGAAAACCCATAGAGAAGCCGTTAGTCCAGGGGGTGGAGATTTACCTAGCCGCGGTGCTCGTCGCCGCGGCTCTACACCTCCTGCTGAGGACCAGGCTAGGCGTGGCAATTAAAGCCTCCGGAGACGATCCCGCCTCCCTCGACTTAATGGGCGTCGACGTGTACAGAATTAGAAAAATCGCAGGCGCGCTGGAGGGCGCACTGGCCTCATCCGCCGGCGCCTACCTCGTGTTGATCTACTACGGAAGCTGGTCAGACCAGCTGGTAATGGGCTGGGGCACACTCGCAGTAGTCACAGCCATGATATCGCTCTGGAACCCCCTCCTAGCCGCAGGCGCCTCCATAATCCCCTCGCTCTTCATATCACTAGCCTACACTCTACAGAGACTAACAGAGGCATCTCCACACCTCCTCAACACCGTCCCCTACCTAGCCTCGATAGCCGTGCTGGTGCTAGCCCAGCTGGCGGTTAGAAAGACCCGGCTAAGAGCCCTGGCGCCCAGATGGCTCGCGCGGCCATACATACGCGAAGAGAGAACGTAG
- the ppcA gene encoding phosphoenolpyruvate carboxylase has product MYIPRLMCTQHPDSTVKITASEEVDEAVVSYLAYGCGEIMVDYEGKATPYSQPRDIVAKAVEMGIPLGERFFITPRIPNPRLEDFERSMLALEAVVLANSYSRRAAGIEAVRWVILPMAEDYDTMVMVYKALDMKIRDLAELGAVKDRATMQLIPLVEDASRQIHIVGFIKALFRAALHSGRVLEEMRVFLGISDSAVRHGHAASSLALVKALNQINDLNREGEFKIYPIIGMGSPPFRGGLNSPHLAPIEVVQYAGYETATIQSAVRYDISYSEYLKVRNTVENPPASRRVEVENEWVEKASALYRDFVKPYLEKITELSNVIPLTRDRVSWRVYGRTIDGADLRLPRAITYTATWYFSGLPPTFLDARFVAWAYKQGLLDEIIRALPAFITEWKFDSMFYCRKRVEKILGADLVRDVEQAFDILGIKPEIDNAYASLLQSADAQPHVIALARMRGFLG; this is encoded by the coding sequence ATGTATATACCGCGGTTGATGTGTACACAGCATCCAGACTCTACAGTGAAAATCACCGCTTCTGAAGAGGTTGACGAGGCTGTGGTGTCCTACCTCGCCTACGGATGCGGTGAGATTATGGTGGATTACGAGGGGAAAGCCACTCCTTATTCCCAGCCGAGAGATATCGTAGCAAAGGCCGTGGAGATGGGCATCCCACTTGGAGAGAGATTTTTCATAACGCCAAGGATACCCAACCCCCGTTTGGAGGATTTCGAGCGTAGCATGTTGGCATTGGAGGCTGTGGTGCTTGCTAATAGCTACTCGAGACGCGCCGCCGGTATAGAAGCTGTGAGGTGGGTAATTTTGCCCATGGCTGAGGACTACGACACGATGGTTATGGTCTACAAAGCTTTAGACATGAAGATAAGAGACTTGGCTGAACTAGGCGCAGTAAAGGACAGAGCAACGATGCAATTGATACCACTAGTTGAAGACGCCTCGCGCCAAATTCACATAGTGGGCTTTATTAAAGCTCTGTTCCGCGCCGCTCTCCACAGCGGCCGCGTGCTTGAAGAGATGAGAGTATTTTTGGGGATATCAGACTCCGCTGTTAGACACGGCCACGCCGCCTCCTCGCTCGCCTTGGTTAAGGCACTTAACCAGATTAACGACTTAAATAGAGAGGGGGAGTTTAAAATATACCCCATAATTGGGATGGGATCTCCGCCGTTTAGAGGAGGTCTCAACAGTCCACATCTAGCTCCAATAGAGGTGGTGCAGTACGCTGGCTACGAAACTGCCACAATTCAATCAGCGGTGAGATACGACATTTCCTACTCGGAGTATTTAAAAGTGAGAAACACCGTGGAAAATCCCCCGGCGTCGCGTCGCGTGGAGGTGGAAAACGAATGGGTAGAGAAGGCGTCGGCGCTGTACCGCGATTTTGTAAAACCATACCTTGAAAAAATCACAGAGCTAAGCAATGTCATACCGCTTACTAGAGACCGTGTCTCATGGAGGGTATATGGAAGAACAATAGATGGCGCGGATCTGCGCTTGCCCCGGGCGATAACCTACACAGCCACGTGGTACTTCTCAGGTCTGCCACCTACTTTCCTTGATGCTAGGTTTGTAGCCTGGGCTTATAAGCAGGGCTTATTAGACGAAATCATAAGGGCATTACCTGCCTTCATAACTGAGTGGAAATTTGACTCAATGTTTTACTGCAGAAAGAGAGTGGAGAAAATCTTAGGCGCGGATTTAGTTAGGGATGTGGAGCAGGCCTTCGACATATTAGGCATCAAGCCTGAAATTGACAATGCCTACGCCTCTCTTCTACAGTCAGCAGACGCCCAACCGCATGTCATAGCGCTCGCCAGGATGAGAGGCTTTCTGGGATAG
- a CDS encoding 50S ribosomal protein L19e: MVDVKRLAADILGVGVSRVRISPEAAEKIEEVVTKDDVRALIDQGLIWAEHEKGVSRGRWRVRHLKKKKGRRRGHGSRKGRRTDEEEVWKNKVRAMRRFLNTLKRRGKLEPAVWRQLYKMVKGNYFRDLDHLKTYINEHKLTKEPVR; the protein is encoded by the coding sequence ATGGTCGACGTCAAGAGGCTGGCCGCAGATATCCTGGGCGTGGGCGTCAGCCGGGTGAGGATCTCGCCGGAGGCCGCGGAGAAGATAGAGGAGGTGGTCACCAAAGACGACGTGAGGGCTTTGATAGACCAGGGGCTTATCTGGGCGGAGCACGAAAAAGGCGTCTCTAGGGGGAGGTGGCGCGTTAGGCATCTAAAAAAGAAGAAGGGCAGGCGGAGGGGGCACGGCAGCCGCAAGGGGAGGAGGACTGACGAGGAGGAGGTTTGGAAAAACAAGGTGAGGGCTATGAGGAGGTTTCTCAATACCCTCAAGCGGAGGGGGAAGCTGGAGCCGGCCGTGTGGCGCCAGCTGTACAAGATGGTGAAGGGCAACTACTTCCGCGACCTTGACCACTTGAAGACATACATAAACGAGCACAAGTTGACAAAAGAGCCTGTGAGGTAG
- a CDS encoding 50S ribosomal protein L18 produces MARGGRYKVPFRRRREGLTNYRKRRRYLLSRKPRLVVRKTNRHIIAQVVVAKPQGDVTVAGADTRVLAKFGWKGDENNTAAAYLLGLVVGYKARARGVKEAILDIGLHRPTPGARVFAVLKGALDAGLEIPHGEDVLPDEERIKGEHVAQYAEKLKEENPEAYKARFSRYLQRGLEPERLPEHFDEVKKKIAEHYEKRLAKAAAQ; encoded by the coding sequence ATGGCGCGGGGCGGCAGATACAAAGTACCCTTTAGGCGGAGGAGGGAGGGCCTCACAAACTACAGGAAAAGAAGGAGGTACCTCCTCTCCAGAAAGCCGAGGCTCGTCGTGAGGAAAACTAATAGACACATAATTGCGCAGGTGGTGGTGGCGAAGCCCCAGGGCGACGTCACGGTGGCCGGCGCAGATACGAGAGTCCTCGCGAAGTTCGGCTGGAAAGGCGATGAGAACAACACCGCGGCGGCCTACCTCCTCGGGCTCGTCGTGGGCTACAAGGCGAGGGCCCGCGGAGTGAAGGAGGCTATCCTCGACATAGGTCTCCACAGGCCTACCCCCGGGGCGAGGGTATTCGCAGTTCTGAAGGGGGCTCTCGACGCAGGTCTTGAAATCCCCCACGGCGAGGACGTGCTACCGGACGAGGAGAGGATAAAGGGAGAACACGTGGCGCAGTACGCAGAGAAGCTAAAGGAGGAGAACCCAGAAGCGTACAAGGCTAGGTTCAGCAGATACCTCCAGAGAGGGCTGGAGCCGGAGAGGCTCCCGGAGCACTTCGACGAGGTAAAGAAGAAAATAGCAGAACACTACGAGAAGAGGCTCGCCAAGGCCGCCGCACAATAG
- a CDS encoding ABC transporter permease, whose protein sequence is MAGLLRYVAYRSALAVPTLLILLTVVFFVLRVIPGNPIVAMVGMKAPPGYVEQLIREAGLDKPLYVQYFDYLAQVFTGNLGRSLVFGRRAVAAEIMDRLPATVELAVSAFAVSVLLGHVFGFLAARFGGRVDLGARLYAMVSYVLFIPFVGLALQLVFSVWLGWFPVAGRITPGLEPPRVTGLYLVDSLLAGRLDSFADALRYLALPSFTLGLVLSGVFTRLIRNNMVKTLGEDFVSAYRAMGFGELSVLWRAYRVAIVPTVTMMGLQLALLLQGAVLTETTFSWPGLGTLLLERIQYLDYTTVQGTVVVFVVIVVLLNVLVDVVNALLDPRVRRGL, encoded by the coding sequence GTGGCTGGGCTTTTGAGGTATGTGGCTTACAGGTCGGCGCTGGCGGTGCCGACTCTCCTAATACTGCTCACGGTGGTGTTTTTTGTTTTGCGGGTGATTCCTGGGAACCCCATTGTGGCTATGGTCGGCATGAAGGCGCCTCCGGGTTATGTGGAACAGTTGATTAGGGAGGCGGGGCTGGATAAGCCGCTGTATGTCCAGTACTTTGACTACTTGGCTCAGGTTTTTACTGGTAATCTGGGGAGGAGCCTTGTCTTTGGCCGTAGGGCGGTGGCGGCGGAGATTATGGATAGGCTCCCGGCGACGGTGGAGCTGGCCGTGTCCGCCTTCGCCGTCAGCGTGTTGCTGGGGCACGTCTTTGGCTTCTTGGCGGCTAGGTTTGGGGGGAGGGTGGATCTCGGGGCTAGGCTCTACGCCATGGTTTCCTACGTCTTGTTTATACCCTTCGTCGGGTTGGCTCTACAGCTGGTGTTTTCGGTATGGCTGGGGTGGTTCCCCGTGGCTGGGAGGATCACCCCCGGCCTCGAGCCGCCGAGGGTGACCGGCCTCTACCTAGTGGACTCCCTCTTGGCTGGTCGCCTGGACTCCTTTGCCGACGCCCTGCGGTACCTGGCTCTGCCGTCTTTCACCCTGGGGCTGGTCCTCTCTGGGGTTTTCACGAGGCTTATTAGGAATAACATGGTTAAGACCTTGGGGGAGGACTTCGTCTCTGCGTATAGGGCGATGGGTTTTGGGGAGCTTTCCGTGTTGTGGAGGGCGTATAGGGTGGCCATCGTGCCGACAGTCACCATGATGGGGCTTCAGCTGGCTCTACTCCTCCAAGGCGCCGTGTTGACGGAGACCACCTTCTCCTGGCCGGGCCTGGGGACTCTCCTCCTGGAGCGCATCCAGTATCTAGACTACACCACTGTCCAGGGCACCGTGGTGGTGTTCGTCGTCATCGTGGTGTTGCTCAACGTCTTGGTAGACGTAGTCAACGCACTGCTCGACCCCAGGGTGAGGAGGGGACTATGA
- a CDS encoding MBL fold metallo-hydrolase, whose protein sequence is MNIYYDRGIYVEGRKSRFVVDPTGPVRGRVDFVLVTHGHSDHVSRYVYRHLVVATRETFAAMSVRFGGLPPRRVVTAPGAVLELGNVQIAVLEAGHILGSVMYMAEVDGLQILITGDFNTSGSIITDGAEPFEKLDVLVMEATYGDPAYVFPNRAEVYNELMDVVERLVGEGGVAISAYPLGKAQEVAALFGRRAGAHSSVARYNKALGIPTGSVTDVLIVPNLRMAPPGYFKVEVSGWYVDEATRKNAEAAGVHGIPLSDHSDFPSLVEFATEASPRLVYTVYGFSERLAGRLRKLGLRAYTIPTSAGLSKYL, encoded by the coding sequence GTGAATATTTACTACGACAGAGGCATCTACGTGGAGGGGCGCAAGTCGAGATTTGTGGTTGACCCCACGGGGCCTGTGAGGGGCCGTGTGGATTTCGTCTTGGTTACGCATGGACACAGCGACCATGTGTCGAGGTATGTATACCGACACCTTGTGGTGGCTACGAGGGAGACCTTCGCGGCTATGTCTGTGAGGTTTGGGGGTCTGCCTCCCCGCCGCGTCGTTACCGCGCCGGGGGCCGTCCTGGAGCTCGGCAACGTGCAGATAGCCGTGCTGGAGGCGGGTCATATACTGGGCAGCGTTATGTACATGGCCGAGGTGGACGGGCTTCAGATCTTGATAACCGGCGACTTCAACACGTCGGGGTCTATTATCACAGATGGGGCCGAGCCGTTTGAGAAGCTTGACGTGCTCGTCATGGAGGCCACCTACGGCGACCCGGCCTACGTCTTTCCCAACAGAGCTGAGGTGTACAACGAGCTTATGGACGTCGTAGAGAGGCTGGTCGGCGAGGGCGGCGTGGCCATCTCGGCGTACCCCCTCGGCAAGGCTCAGGAGGTCGCCGCGCTCTTCGGCAGACGCGCCGGCGCCCACTCCTCCGTGGCTAGGTACAACAAGGCTCTCGGCATCCCCACGGGCAGTGTGACAGACGTGTTGATAGTGCCGAACCTCAGAATGGCGCCGCCCGGCTACTTTAAGGTAGAGGTAAGCGGCTGGTACGTCGACGAAGCCACTAGGAAAAACGCCGAGGCCGCCGGGGTACACGGCATACCCCTCAGCGACCACAGCGACTTCCCAAGCCTCGTCGAGTTCGCCACCGAGGCCTCGCCAAGGCTGGTCTACACCGTATACGGCTTCTCGGAGAGGCTCGCCGGCCGCTTGAGGAAGCTGGGCCTCAGGGCCTATACAATACCGACCTCTGCGGGTTTATCGAAATACCTATAG
- a CDS encoding ABC transporter permease subunit: MRLIQRPTPSPLHYLYAALGSLATVTAIVLLFTGDVERAAAAFTSVDINYLARVFLVVAVISLSGVLSYRSGIWNIGQEGQAVVGALAAVASRNALEAVALAALFSTLWILAPAVLRATAEVNEAVTTFLLSLVAIYTARYFIDGPLRDPAKKGFVVTVEAPYLDLLAAAVMYALLLAGIVALYKTRAGLTLRLLASGEEVVRYAGKSPRVYIAATLLLSGAVAGVGGAVEIMTREAGRYMTLQQVSTGFGLFGVSAAWLGGLHPLGAAAASLYIAWLYQVATNLKVMGLPALVANALVGSAMAWGLAGYVMYKYRVVWR, translated from the coding sequence ATGAGGTTAATACAGAGGCCGACCCCCTCGCCGCTCCACTACCTATACGCCGCGCTGGGCTCCCTCGCAACGGTTACGGCCATAGTCCTCCTCTTCACCGGAGACGTGGAGAGAGCCGCCGCGGCCTTCACCTCTGTAGACATCAACTACCTAGCCAGAGTCTTCCTAGTCGTCGCGGTGATAAGCCTCTCGGGGGTCTTGTCCTACCGCTCAGGCATATGGAACATCGGCCAGGAGGGGCAGGCGGTGGTGGGCGCCCTGGCGGCCGTAGCGTCTAGAAACGCCCTGGAGGCCGTGGCGCTGGCGGCGCTTTTCTCAACCCTCTGGATCCTCGCTCCCGCCGTGCTGAGAGCCACCGCCGAGGTCAACGAGGCCGTCACCACATTTCTACTCTCCCTAGTGGCTATCTACACCGCGCGCTACTTCATAGACGGGCCTCTGCGAGACCCCGCGAAAAAGGGCTTCGTCGTCACCGTAGAGGCGCCCTACCTAGACCTCCTCGCAGCCGCCGTGATGTACGCTCTCTTGCTAGCGGGAATAGTTGCGCTGTATAAGACGCGCGCGGGGCTGACCCTGCGCCTGCTAGCCTCGGGCGAAGAGGTGGTGCGCTACGCCGGCAAGTCGCCGAGGGTCTACATCGCCGCCACTTTGCTACTCAGCGGCGCGGTGGCAGGCGTGGGCGGCGCCGTCGAGATCATGACGAGAGAAGCCGGTAGGTACATGACGCTTCAACAGGTTTCCACTGGTTTCGGCCTATTCGGCGTGTCGGCCGCGTGGCTAGGCGGCCTCCACCCCCTGGGCGCCGCCGCCGCGTCTCTCTACATCGCCTGGCTCTACCAAGTCGCCACAAATCTCAAAGTGATGGGGCTACCCGCGCTTGTGGCCAACGCCCTGGTTGGAAGCGCAATGGCGTGGGGGCTCGCCGGATACGTAATGTACAAGTACAGGGTGGTATGGCGGTAG
- a CDS encoding 50S ribosomal protein L32e, whose translation MSRPRRELPQPLRRLLRLRQLLKRKKPDFVRIDQWRYKRIEDSGWRNQRTLDNKIRRKWKGWPRPVEAGYRKPAAVRGLHPSGFVEVLVHNVEELSKLDPKIHAVRIGGTVGLRKRIEIVKKARELGFYVLNPGKRVEEALRKELNTAQSGQ comes from the coding sequence GTGTCTAGGCCAAGGAGAGAGCTTCCCCAGCCTCTTAGGAGGTTGCTTAGGCTGAGGCAGTTGTTGAAGAGGAAGAAGCCTGACTTCGTTAGAATCGACCAGTGGCGGTATAAGAGGATTGAGGACAGCGGCTGGAGGAATCAGCGCACGCTCGACAACAAGATAAGGAGGAAGTGGAAGGGCTGGCCGAGGCCTGTGGAGGCTGGGTATAGAAAGCCGGCGGCCGTCAGGGGGCTCCACCCCAGCGGCTTTGTGGAGGTCCTCGTCCACAACGTGGAGGAGCTGTCTAAGCTGGATCCGAAGATACACGCCGTCAGGATCGGGGGGACTGTGGGGTTGCGGAAGAGGATCGAGATTGTGAAGAAGGCGCGGGAGCTCGGCTTCTACGTGCTTAACCCCGGCAAGAGGGTGGAGGAGGCGCTTAGGAAAGAGTTAAATACCGCACAGTCTGGGCAGTAG
- a CDS encoding 30S ribosomal protein S8, whose amino-acid sequence MVMLDILSNALIEIKNAEVVGKRQVVIWPVNKLTYYTLRVLQRYGYVGEIEYIDDGRGGKYIVQLLGKINDIGPIKPRYPVKYREIVQWEQKFLPARQIGLLILSTSQGVMSHVEAKERKIGGVLLAYVY is encoded by the coding sequence ATGGTGATGCTGGATATCCTGTCTAACGCCTTGATTGAGATAAAGAACGCCGAGGTGGTTGGCAAGAGGCAGGTGGTGATTTGGCCTGTAAATAAGCTGACGTACTACACCCTCCGTGTTTTGCAGAGGTACGGCTACGTGGGGGAGATTGAGTACATAGACGACGGCAGGGGCGGCAAGTACATTGTCCAGTTGCTGGGCAAGATAAACGACATCGGGCCGATCAAGCCGAGGTACCCTGTGAAGTACCGCGAGATTGTGCAGTGGGAGCAGAAGTTCCTCCCGGCGAGGCAGATAGGTCTGCTGATCCTCTCCACGAGCCAGGGCGTTATGTCACACGTAGAGGCTAAGGAGAGGAAAATCGGGGGTGTCCTCCTCGCCTACGTCTACTAA